The Sulfurospirillum halorespirans DSM 13726 genome has a window encoding:
- a CDS encoding response regulator transcription factor: MRETLTLLLVEDDLSLSEELGIFLSDFFDTIDSCGSAEDAYEKYLKTSYDLVITDIQLPHQNGLGLVEKIKKKNPSQMVIVISAYKEVDYFLKSINLGIYSFLTKPFDSQLLINTMIKATTQLEQQKGKMDSSLVILHPGISFDLKTKTLHVNQMPQELTAKEELLLFVLVKNANAFVRNEQLSQEIWQSDEVNNSTLRALVKRVRDKLGYDECIINLKHRGYKLSTHPS, translated from the coding sequence ATGCGAGAAACGTTAACGTTACTCCTTGTCGAAGACGACCTCTCTTTAAGCGAAGAGTTAGGCATTTTTTTATCGGATTTTTTTGATACGATCGATTCGTGTGGCTCTGCTGAAGATGCGTATGAAAAATACCTGAAAACTTCGTATGACCTTGTCATTACAGACATCCAACTTCCTCACCAAAATGGTCTTGGCTTGGTTGAAAAGATCAAGAAAAAAAATCCTTCGCAAATGGTTATTGTCATCTCGGCGTACAAAGAGGTTGACTATTTTCTCAAAAGCATCAACCTTGGCATCTACAGTTTTCTCACCAAACCGTTTGACTCACAACTGCTGATTAACACGATGATCAAAGCAACCACGCAGTTAGAACAGCAAAAAGGCAAAATGGATAGTTCACTCGTTATTCTGCATCCGGGCATCTCGTTTGATCTTAAAACCAAAACCTTACATGTAAACCAAATGCCACAAGAATTAACCGCCAAAGAGGAGCTTTTACTGTTTGTTTTGGTGAAAAATGCCAACGCATTTGTTCGTAATGAACAGCTCTCTCAAGAAATATGGCAGAGCGATGAGGTCAATAACTCAACGCTTCGAGCCCTTGTGAAACGCGTGCGAGACAAGCTGGGGTATGATGAGTGCATCATCAACCTCAAACATCGAGGCTATAAACTCTCTACGCATCCTTCATAG
- a CDS encoding EAL domain-containing protein produces the protein MQISLTDLVNLTSKLRVLYAEDDLILRENTVSLLHDLFSEIDEASDGAEALKIYKEHPYGYDILITDLNMPHMNGMDLIKHVQSINPKQPIIVVSAHNETEYFLESIRNNVSGYILKPIDFDQLIETLYKVASLVKERLEKASLQATLEQKLEEQSEQLAQNSQIVHDFLTIDTVTKLQNATMLYNFLDNFPQNHQLTIMLYNIDNFSFINQTYGAEFADEALFKVGEYLQYNLSKEVHLYRYNSDEFVIIFDPQIINPEFVAIQIQAFFRETPIGEYEEKPIYITLSCGIATANAPSSLLPNARIALREARMRGVPNQYNIYNTQDVFLKRAKIETSWIQKFRLALEEDRVVPYFQPIVDNQSLSVVKYECLARIEDDGEIISPAHFLEAARRSGLMSNLTRIMINKSFKIFAGQNVAFSLNITNEDLLNQTFIDFLETKQKLHRIDPALVTFEILEDIIISDINRGPLQNLHVLKKMGYLLALDDFGSDRSNFNRLENVGVDFLKIDGQFIKGIDTNLRNQDIVESIASMAKKIGMQVIAEYVSNEAEFETVKKLGIDYSQGYFFNAPLQLPMKDA, from the coding sequence GTGCAAATTAGTCTGACCGATCTGGTCAATCTCACCTCAAAATTGCGTGTTTTATATGCTGAAGATGACCTGATACTGCGTGAAAATACCGTCTCATTGTTGCACGATCTTTTCAGTGAAATCGATGAAGCAAGCGATGGTGCGGAAGCGCTTAAAATCTACAAAGAACACCCGTATGGGTACGACATTCTCATCACAGATCTCAATATGCCGCACATGAACGGCATGGATCTCATTAAACACGTTCAATCAATCAACCCCAAACAGCCCATTATCGTGGTTTCGGCGCACAATGAAACCGAGTATTTTTTAGAGAGCATTCGCAACAATGTGAGTGGTTACATCTTAAAACCAATCGACTTTGATCAGCTCATCGAAACACTCTACAAAGTGGCATCGCTTGTCAAAGAGCGCCTTGAGAAAGCTTCACTCCAAGCCACATTAGAGCAAAAACTCGAAGAACAGAGTGAGCAACTGGCGCAAAATTCTCAAATCGTGCATGACTTTTTGACCATAGACACGGTCACCAAACTTCAAAATGCGACCATGCTTTACAATTTTTTAGACAACTTTCCGCAAAATCATCAACTCACCATTATGCTCTACAACATCGATAATTTCAGCTTTATCAACCAAACCTATGGGGCTGAGTTTGCCGATGAAGCGCTGTTTAAAGTCGGCGAATATTTACAATACAACCTCTCCAAAGAGGTGCATCTCTACCGCTACAATTCCGATGAATTTGTCATTATCTTTGATCCACAAATCATCAATCCCGAATTTGTCGCCATCCAAATCCAAGCCTTTTTCAGAGAAACACCCATTGGAGAATACGAAGAAAAACCTATCTATATTACGCTCTCCTGCGGCATTGCAACGGCGAATGCACCCTCTTCACTGCTTCCCAATGCACGTATTGCCCTTCGTGAAGCGCGTATGCGAGGTGTGCCGAACCAATACAACATCTACAACACCCAAGATGTTTTTCTCAAACGTGCCAAAATCGAAACCTCTTGGATACAAAAGTTTCGTCTAGCCCTCGAAGAAGACCGCGTCGTGCCCTACTTTCAACCCATCGTTGATAACCAAAGTTTGAGCGTGGTCAAGTACGAATGTTTAGCGCGTATTGAAGACGATGGCGAGATCATCTCACCTGCACATTTTCTTGAAGCTGCCAGACGCAGCGGACTGATGAGCAATCTTACCCGCATCATGATCAACAAATCGTTTAAAATTTTTGCAGGTCAAAACGTCGCCTTTTCGCTGAACATTACCAATGAAGATCTGCTCAATCAAACCTTTATCGACTTTTTAGAGACCAAACAAAAACTCCACCGCATCGACCCAGCCTTGGTCACATTTGAGATCTTAGAAGACATCATCATCAGCGATATTAACCGTGGACCGCTTCAAAACTTGCATGTGCTCAAGAAGATGGGCTATCTACTTGCCCTTGATGATTTTGGAAGCGATCGCTCTAATTTTAATCGCTTGGAAAACGTTGGTGTGGATTTTCTTAAAATCGATGGGCAATTCATCAAAGGCATTGACACCAACCTTCGCAATCAAGACATTGTCGAGTCCATCGCGTCCATGGCAAAAAAGATCGGAATGCAGGTTATTGCAGAGTATGTCTCCAACGAAGCAGAGTTTGAGACGGTCAAAAAATTGGGAATTGACTACTCACAAGGCTACTTTTTCAACGCTCCACTGCAACTTCCTATGAAGGATGCGTAG
- a CDS encoding ATP-binding protein — protein MVQNTLARLVKKEYLRSIIFPLLLIEMMLLVAYFWSNAYVNATTKTALIEESKVHIKELSNRSATIVNNEFKTLSSLTRLFQKEHEHFFATFNPLHVNTKDSTYAQTNSGVLFNTQKTPESCSLFFSNAQKQSPNRLEKAIATETLDPFYTAILQSNANIAQVYFNSYDSMNRLCPFMPNALAQYAHDIAIPTYNFYYLADAAHNPDKNVVWTDAYLDPAGAGWMISAIAPVYKGDFLEGVVGIDVTIEHLIKTMLSLQLPYRSMSMLVDEHGNILAMSEALEAHLGIKELKTHTYDAPIEATITKPRDFNLFTNTTNPLAMALSRMIQENRAILELQHTQGDFIITQNTIAQTRWRFVLLLDKDSLLKNSTQLKAKTNVIGYLALGFMVLFYLIFLGILLARAKTFSNHILNPLQELIEATKTFKDKLTVTKINRSNIVEINTLLDNFTAMSQELQELYDSMDKRIKEGVVEHMETQKMMLYQSRLAQMGEMISMIAHQWRQPLGSISAVTASIKLKQSLKKFDLKTEQGRADQEEFLLGAIGKIETYIQFLTTTIDDFKNFFRPEQQQEQSSLQRIIDRALGLIGKSLSVHQITLHVNNTSSNSLITYETQMMQVLINILKNAQDAILEKKLENGTIWINAYEDNAFFVIEIEDNAGGIPDAILPKIFDPYFSTKAERNGTGLGLYMSKTIVQEHCHGSLHVENQLHGAKFIIKIRGEHRAN, from the coding sequence ATGGTTCAAAACACCCTTGCACGCTTGGTCAAAAAAGAGTACTTACGCTCCATCATTTTCCCGCTTTTACTCATAGAAATGATGCTTTTAGTGGCTTATTTTTGGAGCAATGCGTATGTCAATGCAACCACGAAAACGGCGCTGATTGAAGAGAGCAAAGTGCATATTAAAGAGCTTAGCAACCGCTCAGCCACCATCGTCAATAACGAATTTAAAACGCTCTCAAGCTTAACACGGCTTTTTCAAAAAGAGCATGAGCACTTTTTTGCCACCTTTAACCCTTTACATGTAAACACCAAAGATAGCACTTACGCACAAACAAACTCTGGCGTTCTCTTCAATACACAAAAAACACCAGAGAGCTGTTCACTTTTTTTCTCAAACGCGCAAAAACAGAGCCCAAATCGCTTGGAAAAAGCCATCGCCACGGAGACGCTCGACCCCTTTTACACAGCCATCTTGCAGAGCAATGCCAACATCGCGCAGGTCTATTTTAACAGCTATGACTCCATGAACAGGCTCTGCCCTTTCATGCCCAATGCGCTAGCTCAATACGCCCATGACATCGCCATTCCCACGTATAATTTTTACTACCTTGCCGATGCGGCGCACAATCCAGACAAAAATGTGGTCTGGACCGATGCTTACTTAGACCCAGCAGGGGCTGGATGGATGATCAGTGCGATTGCGCCTGTGTACAAAGGTGATTTTTTAGAAGGCGTTGTGGGCATTGATGTGACGATAGAACATCTCATAAAAACCATGCTTTCGCTTCAACTGCCTTACCGCTCCATGAGCATGCTCGTCGATGAACACGGCAATATTCTTGCGATGAGCGAAGCTTTGGAAGCGCATCTTGGGATTAAAGAGCTCAAAACACACACCTATGATGCGCCCATTGAAGCGACCATCACGAAGCCTCGCGATTTCAATCTTTTCACCAACACCACAAACCCTCTTGCAATGGCGCTTTCTCGTATGATTCAAGAAAACAGAGCCATACTAGAGCTGCAACACACTCAGGGTGATTTTATCATCACGCAAAATACCATTGCGCAGACACGCTGGAGATTTGTCCTTTTGCTCGACAAAGACTCTTTGCTTAAAAACAGCACCCAACTCAAAGCGAAAACAAACGTTATCGGCTACCTTGCACTAGGCTTTATGGTACTTTTTTACCTCATTTTTCTTGGCATCCTTTTAGCGCGTGCCAAAACATTTTCAAACCATATCCTCAACCCTTTGCAAGAGCTCATTGAAGCGACCAAAACCTTTAAAGACAAACTCACAGTGACTAAAATCAATCGCTCCAACATTGTCGAGATCAACACGCTTCTGGACAATTTCACCGCGATGAGTCAAGAGCTCCAAGAGCTGTACGACTCGATGGATAAGAGGATCAAAGAGGGTGTGGTTGAGCACATGGAGACGCAAAAAATGATGCTGTATCAATCACGTTTAGCGCAAATGGGGGAGATGATCAGCATGATCGCACATCAATGGCGTCAGCCACTTGGCTCCATTTCAGCCGTGACGGCTAGCATCAAGCTCAAACAAAGCCTGAAAAAGTTTGATCTTAAAACCGAACAAGGAAGAGCCGATCAAGAGGAATTTTTACTAGGAGCCATTGGTAAAATTGAGACCTATATCCAGTTTTTAACAACGACTATTGATGATTTTAAAAACTTTTTCAGACCCGAACAACAGCAAGAACAAAGCTCACTCCAGAGGATTATCGACCGTGCACTTGGGCTCATTGGAAAGAGTTTATCGGTGCATCAAATCACGTTACATGTAAACAATACGTCCTCCAATTCACTCATCACCTATGAGACGCAAATGATGCAAGTGCTCATCAATATTTTGAAAAATGCGCAAGATGCCATCCTTGAAAAAAAGCTAGAAAATGGTACTATATGGATCAATGCGTACGAAGATAACGCCTTTTTTGTCATCGAGATAGAGGATAATGCAGGAGGCATCCCCGATGCCATTCTTCCTAAAATTTTTGACCCCTATTTTTCGACCAAAGCAGAGCGTAATGGCACGGGACTTGGACTGTATATGTCTAAAACCATTGTACAAGAGCATTGCCATGGCTCTTTACATGTAGAAAACCAATTGCATGGCGCTAAATTTATTATTAAGATTCGTGGAGAACACCGTGCAAATTAG
- a CDS encoding sensor histidine kinase — translation MQQLNEQLLITFECVSAIGTSLQLREMMEHFLKVFSRKMGALASIYWTYDTKTHTYKQLCLNGKKAYQALFVTPSFAAPLQSIYFDQSSGKHLLHVKVGEDWIGLIFQASETEIELIKAIIASFESKLENAVHACKNHLELIEINQTLERRVEEEVLKNREKDQHILQQSRLAQMGEMISMIAHQWRQPLGSISAVAASIKLKTSLNRFDYTTPEGIETSKLFLGEAMSKIESYVQFLTHTIDDFRNFFKPNKQKESVTLAQLVNRTLEIIGKALEINGITINVETRSNHELFTYANEVTQVILNILKNAEDVIKEREIKRAQILITIENEGSWQIISIEDNAGGIPESVLPHIFEPYFSTKSEKNGTGLGLYMSKTIIEEHCGGEILASNTSMGAKFTIKLQEG, via the coding sequence ATGCAACAACTCAATGAACAACTTCTCATCACCTTTGAATGTGTCAGTGCCATAGGAACGTCGCTTCAACTTCGAGAGATGATGGAGCATTTTTTAAAGGTTTTTTCACGAAAAATGGGCGCCCTTGCCTCTATTTATTGGACGTATGACACCAAAACACACACGTACAAACAGCTCTGCCTCAACGGCAAAAAGGCGTATCAAGCGCTCTTTGTAACCCCCTCTTTTGCGGCGCCACTGCAATCCATTTATTTTGATCAGTCCAGTGGCAAACATCTTTTACATGTAAAGGTAGGAGAGGATTGGATTGGGCTTATATTTCAAGCTTCTGAGACAGAAATCGAACTCATCAAAGCCATCATCGCTTCGTTTGAATCCAAACTGGAAAATGCCGTCCATGCGTGTAAAAACCATCTCGAACTCATCGAAATCAACCAAACACTGGAGCGTCGCGTCGAAGAAGAAGTACTTAAAAACAGAGAAAAAGATCAGCACATTTTGCAGCAATCTCGCTTGGCACAAATGGGAGAGATGATCAGCATGATCGCGCATCAATGGCGCCAACCTCTAGGCTCCATCTCCGCGGTTGCGGCGTCCATCAAACTCAAAACTTCGCTCAACCGTTTTGACTACACCACGCCTGAGGGCATTGAAACGAGCAAGCTTTTTTTAGGCGAAGCGATGAGCAAAATCGAATCGTATGTGCAGTTTCTCACCCATACCATCGATGATTTTCGAAACTTCTTCAAACCGAATAAACAAAAAGAGAGTGTGACCCTTGCGCAACTGGTGAACCGAACACTGGAGATCATCGGCAAAGCGCTGGAGATCAACGGCATCACCATCAACGTTGAAACGCGCTCAAACCACGAGCTTTTTACCTATGCCAACGAAGTGACGCAAGTCATTTTGAACATTTTAAAAAATGCAGAAGATGTCATCAAAGAGCGTGAAATTAAGCGCGCACAGATTCTGATTACGATTGAAAATGAAGGCAGTTGGCAAATCATCAGCATCGAAGATAACGCTGGAGGCATTCCTGAATCGGTATTGCCTCACATTTTTGAGCCCTATTTTTCGACCAAATCGGAAAAAAATGGCACAGGGCTTGGGCTTTACATGTCAAAAACAATTATTGAAGAGCATTGTGGCGGAGAAATCCTCGCTTCCAATACTTCAATGGGTGCCAAATTTACCATCAAACTTCAAGAAGGTTAA
- a CDS encoding FIST signal transduction protein, translating into MPLRKLLEHAMFECISFFERIEDLHVKLKKGTYVLLIAEETPFLEILQKEGVTFSGAIFPRVIFKGKTYAQGIIAAKLSATSSMQIIDMDNPQQLRTDPNTSAIFAIVDGFSTQIDDFLEEFYSLLPEKTKLIGGGAGKTNLIQEPVIFDTYRFYMNAAIIITSPHTIGVGVKHGWKPLLGPFIATSCKGNVLEKINYKDAFTLYKEAVEKDSDLRFDTTPFFKISQRYPLGIVRYNKDFLVREPVTTDGNTIVLVGKLDVNSVLSILKGEEGELIEAAKEAAEISRANMEEKTIQSALVVDCISRFFLLDTAFPKEVRAIASVYPSQTVLWGVLSLGEIANANQEGIEFYNNTCVVGTL; encoded by the coding sequence ATGCCTCTAAGAAAACTTTTGGAGCACGCGATGTTTGAATGTATCTCTTTTTTTGAGCGCATTGAGGACTTACATGTAAAGCTAAAAAAAGGCACGTATGTCCTGCTGATTGCGGAGGAGACTCCTTTTTTGGAGATCTTGCAAAAAGAGGGCGTGACGTTCAGTGGTGCTATTTTCCCAAGGGTTATTTTTAAAGGCAAAACCTATGCGCAAGGCATTATTGCCGCAAAACTTAGCGCAACGTCTTCGATGCAGATCATCGATATGGACAATCCTCAACAACTTCGCACCGACCCTAACACCAGCGCTATCTTTGCCATTGTCGATGGTTTTTCAACGCAAATTGATGACTTTTTAGAAGAGTTTTATTCACTTTTACCAGAGAAAACAAAACTTATCGGAGGCGGAGCGGGCAAAACCAATCTCATTCAAGAGCCTGTTATTTTTGATACGTACCGTTTTTACATGAATGCGGCGATTATCATCACCTCACCGCATACCATTGGTGTAGGTGTAAAACATGGGTGGAAACCTCTGTTAGGCCCGTTTATCGCTACGTCGTGCAAAGGCAATGTTTTGGAAAAGATCAACTACAAAGACGCATTTACGCTCTACAAAGAAGCGGTTGAAAAAGACAGCGACTTGCGTTTTGACACCACACCCTTTTTCAAAATTTCGCAGCGCTACCCTCTTGGCATTGTGCGTTACAACAAAGATTTTCTCGTACGAGAACCTGTGACAACCGATGGCAATACCATTGTTTTGGTGGGGAAACTCGATGTGAATTCTGTTTTGTCCATTCTCAAAGGCGAAGAAGGAGAGCTCATTGAAGCAGCCAAAGAAGCGGCTGAAATTTCACGTGCCAATATGGAAGAAAAGACCATCCAGTCGGCATTGGTGGTGGATTGTATTTCGCGCTTTTTCTTACTCGATACCGCTTTTCCCAAAGAAGTACGGGCGATTGCAAGCGTTTACCCTTCCCAAACCGTTCTTTGGGGCGTTTTAAGTCTGGGTGAAATTGCCAATGCCAACCAAGAAGGCATTGAGTTTTACAACAACACCTGCGTTGTCGGCACTCTCTAA
- the ybaK gene encoding Cys-tRNA(Pro) deacylase, with the protein MSLKKTNAARFLDTLKLPYEMTSYEVDEEDLSATHAAASLGVDASCVFKTLVARDDAKRIVVACIPAADEIDLKALAKVAQAKRCELVAVKELLALTGYIRGGCSPLAMKKHYATFIDESIHEHEKIYVSAGLRGVQLCLSPSVLIEASKAMCASLTKH; encoded by the coding sequence ATGAGCCTAAAAAAAACCAATGCGGCGCGGTTTTTGGATACGTTAAAACTGCCTTATGAAATGACTTCATACGAGGTGGATGAAGAGGACTTAAGTGCGACACATGCGGCGGCATCGCTTGGGGTGGATGCTTCGTGTGTGTTTAAAACGTTGGTTGCGCGCGATGATGCTAAGCGTATTGTGGTGGCGTGCATTCCTGCGGCTGATGAGATCGATCTGAAAGCTTTGGCGAAGGTGGCGCAGGCTAAGCGGTGCGAACTTGTGGCGGTGAAAGAGCTTTTAGCGCTTACGGGGTACATTCGCGGTGGGTGTTCACCACTTGCTATGAAAAAACATTACGCGACATTTATCGATGAAAGCATTCACGAACATGAAAAAATCTACGTCAGTGCAGGGCTTCGGGGTGTACAACTCTGCCTTTCACCTTCGGTACTCATTGAAGCTTCAAAAGCGATGTGTGCGTCTTTAACAAAGCACTAA
- a CDS encoding helix-turn-helix domain-containing protein, which produces MNTSTHSLLTMEQVLKVYEGFHKKNPTFGMDVLADNFSPKDIVMLHNDIQGKKGFPIRFDFFALFLCLDGKAKNSVNQYTFDISKSSLQLILPGSIFSFETYAEKSEYYILLFNKNVLFSHQHDNKAIQDLITFHEHSINPILLPSNMFTQVKTLYEHIHLETKSENSDYKEMVRLYILEMLYILKRGKLLNQHVNVQAHTRAEQITSHYLELIEKHFITQKSVKGYADMLNITSKHLSETVKVTTQKSALYFIHVRIIKEMVYLLTYTDYSIKQITSTLNFNTQTTCSRFFRQYYKMSLKQYRLNIKL; this is translated from the coding sequence ATGAATACCTCGACCCATTCATTACTAACAATGGAGCAAGTCCTTAAAGTCTATGAAGGTTTTCACAAAAAAAATCCTACATTTGGCATGGATGTTCTAGCAGACAATTTTTCTCCTAAAGATATTGTTATGTTGCATAATGATATTCAAGGGAAAAAAGGTTTTCCGATACGGTTTGATTTTTTTGCATTATTTTTATGCCTTGATGGGAAAGCTAAAAACAGTGTTAATCAATATACATTTGACATTTCTAAAAGCTCTCTGCAATTAATTCTCCCCGGTTCCATCTTTTCGTTTGAGACGTATGCTGAAAAATCAGAATACTATATCCTCCTGTTCAATAAAAACGTTCTATTCTCACATCAACATGACAATAAAGCTATTCAAGACCTTATAACCTTTCATGAACACAGTATCAATCCTATACTGCTTCCTTCCAATATGTTCACACAAGTAAAAACATTGTATGAACATATTCATCTTGAAACGAAAAGTGAAAATAGCGATTATAAGGAGATGGTTAGACTCTACATCTTAGAAATGCTCTATATTTTAAAGCGTGGCAAACTACTCAACCAACACGTAAACGTACAAGCGCATACAAGAGCTGAGCAGATTACTAGCCATTATTTAGAACTCATTGAAAAACACTTTATAACCCAAAAAAGTGTCAAAGGGTATGCCGATATGCTCAATATTACCTCTAAGCATTTAAGTGAAACGGTCAAAGTAACAACACAAAAAAGCGCACTTTACTTTATACATGTACGAATCATTAAAGAGATGGTTTATCTTCTGACGTATACAGATTACAGCATCAAGCAGATAACATCTACACTCAACTTCAATACCCAAACCACCTGTTCTCGCTTTTTTCGACAATACTACAAAATGAGCCTAAAACAATACAGACTTAATATAAAACTTTAG
- a CDS encoding type II toxin-antitoxin system VapC family toxin, with the protein MNAKIYIDTNIFLDSILNRDNGIAKSVLFFLSEKNFEIILNDISIVNIHYFARKGIEPKKLKEYINTFLDEYTIVSVNEKILRDAINSDFKDFEDAVQYFCAKEKKARLIITNDKKGFQNSDIDTISSSDFYNQYIQ; encoded by the coding sequence ATGAATGCAAAAATCTATATTGATACTAATATTTTTTTAGATTCTATTTTAAATAGAGACAATGGAATTGCAAAAAGTGTTCTATTTTTTCTTAGTGAAAAAAATTTTGAAATTATTCTCAATGACATATCAATAGTTAATATACATTATTTTGCTAGAAAAGGAATTGAGCCTAAAAAACTCAAAGAATATATTAATACTTTTTTAGATGAATATACAATTGTATCAGTAAATGAAAAAATATTAAGAGATGCTATAAACTCTGATTTTAAAGATTTTGAAGATGCTGTTCAGTATTTTTGTGCAAAGGAAAAGAAAGCAAGGCTTATTATTACAAATGATAAAAAAGGCTTTCAAAACTCTGATATTGATACTATCTCTTCATCAGATTTCTACAATCAATATATTCAATAA
- a CDS encoding DNA cytosine methyltransferase, which produces MQLILSLCSGIGLLDRAFKEAGFCVVSEGDIILGNHHDIRLFKGIKGKIYGVIGGTPCPDFSPLKRDRPVLKDLYGYEMLLEFKRIVLECDPSWFLLENVAGVPNVKIDGYSHQRIDINQSWYENVTRLRHIQFGHKENKYLQIERKNVTDQSQKLESCALANDSRSFRELCRLQGLEDDFDLKSFNVQGKKRAVGNGVPLSIGRVLAKAVTDLDEKICVCGCGRIVTHRGGYYDYSCRKRAQRNKNKFAVTDQQQIGA; this is translated from the coding sequence ATGCAATTAATTCTTTCCCTATGTTCAGGCATCGGCTTACTAGATCGTGCATTCAAAGAAGCAGGTTTCTGCGTTGTCAGTGAAGGTGACATCATTCTGGGCAATCATCATGATATTCGTTTATTCAAAGGTATAAAAGGGAAAATTTATGGCGTTATCGGTGGAACTCCTTGCCCTGATTTTTCTCCTCTCAAACGTGACCGCCCTGTATTAAAAGATTTATACGGTTATGAAATGCTTTTGGAATTTAAAAGGATAGTTTTAGAGTGTGACCCCTCCTGGTTTCTTTTAGAAAATGTTGCAGGTGTACCTAACGTTAAAATAGACGGATATTCTCATCAACGAATTGACATTAACCAATCTTGGTATGAAAATGTGACTCGGCTGCGTCATATTCAATTCGGTCATAAAGAGAATAAATACTTACAAATTGAAAGAAAAAATGTGACTGATCAATCACAGAAATTAGAATCATGTGCCTTAGCTAATGATAGCCGTTCCTTTAGAGAGCTTTGCAGATTGCAAGGCTTAGAAGATGACTTCGACTTAAAAAGTTTTAACGTGCAAGGTAAAAAACGTGCAGTTGGTAATGGTGTACCTCTTTCAATCGGTCGAGTATTAGCAAAAGCTGTGACTGATCTGGATGAAAAAATCTGTGTATGTGGTTGTGGTCGTATTGTGACCCATCGAGGTGGTTATTATGACTATTCATGCCGTAAACGAGCCCAAAGAAATAAAAATAAATTTGCTGTGACTGATCAACAACAAATAGGTGCATAA
- a CDS encoding tyrosine-type recombinase/integrase: MTLQNFYDEFFELTVPIQSEKTVLTKRAFFKNRILPSLGEMEMGEVKYIHIQKFVNDLLGVGLKPKTVKNIISGLSTLYRYAEKHEIVMANPCQYAELPQFDNKRDFEYSKEVQVEFVKSALTYREPMMRDIFLFLFHGRRKGEVLNLTWDMVDFDQRLYKIPAMINKARKNMSYKMTDILYDRLMFHYLHECINQNTRFPRGYVFVNPETRTKYSYLKKAWERFLESNDLPKIRLHDIRHLIGTYSINILELPIEKISHTLGHTNVATTEKYVTIKPETSKQVIDKIFASVESV, from the coding sequence ATGACACTTCAAAACTTCTATGATGAATTTTTTGAGTTAACTGTACCCATTCAATCCGAAAAGACGGTGTTAACAAAAAGAGCTTTTTTCAAAAATCGAATCTTGCCTTCTTTGGGTGAAATGGAAATGGGAGAGGTTAAATACATTCATATTCAAAAATTTGTCAATGATCTTTTGGGAGTAGGGTTAAAACCAAAAACAGTTAAAAATATCATTAGTGGTCTTTCTACCTTGTATCGTTATGCAGAAAAACATGAGATTGTAATGGCTAATCCTTGCCAGTATGCAGAGCTCCCACAATTCGATAATAAAAGAGATTTTGAATATTCTAAAGAGGTTCAGGTCGAATTCGTTAAATCTGCGTTGACGTATCGTGAACCAATGATGCGAGATATTTTCCTATTTTTGTTCCATGGTCGAAGAAAAGGAGAGGTCTTAAATCTTACTTGGGATATGGTGGACTTTGATCAAAGGCTCTATAAAATCCCTGCAATGATCAACAAGGCACGTAAAAATATGAGCTATAAAATGACTGATATTCTCTATGATCGTCTTATGTTCCATTATCTGCATGAGTGTATTAATCAGAATACACGCTTTCCAAGAGGTTATGTGTTCGTAAATCCTGAAACACGTACAAAATATTCCTATTTGAAAAAAGCATGGGAGCGGTTTTTAGAGTCCAATGATCTTCCCAAAATTAGACTTCATGACATACGCCATCTAATAGGTACGTATTCGATCAATATTTTAGAGTTACCGATTGAAAAAATAAGTCATACTCTTGGTCATACGAACGTAGCAACGACAGAGAAATACGTTACGATAAAACCTGAAACGAGTAAACAAGTGATTGATAAGATCTTTGCGAGTGTTGAAAGTGTTTGA